A stretch of DNA from Synechococcales cyanobacterium T60_A2020_003:
GCAGATTGTAGAACATCGCCAAAATGGTTGCGATCGCGATCGCCAATCATAATCGGGCAAAAATCGGGAGAGAGTGGCGGTGGTTCCGTGGGGATTAGCGCTTCTGGGAGACGATCGCCCGCTATCTGAAACAGACCCCAATCTTTGCCCCCGTAGTAAAACCGTTCGATAGCGGGTGCATAGATCCAACCCGCAACGGGCACATCGGCCTCCACCAGTCCCACCATCACCGCATAGTGCGATCCTGCATGGATAAAGTCCTCGGTGCCGTCGATGGGATCAATAAACCAGCAGCGCTGTCCTTCTTGGTGGAAATCGCGGCGAGACTGGGCGTTTTCTTCCGTCACGATGCCGTCTTTAGGAAACAGCGCTGAAAACTCTGCGGATAACCGCTGATCGAGGGCGCGATCGGCAGTCGTGACGTAATCGTTTACGCCTTTCTCAAAGACTTTGAATCCCTGTTCGGCCATTTGCTTGGCCTGTTGCCCACAATCGCGCATGAGCGATCGGATCGCGAGGGCTTGTTCCGGTGAAACGTAATACATGAATGCGGTTGACTGATGGATTGTCAATGGTTCTTCGCTACTCTATCACCTAGGACGAAGGCGCGATCGCAGGAAAACTAAGATCAAATTTTCAGCACCGCCATAAATGCCTCTTGGGGAACGTCCACGGTTCCAATCGACTTCAGACGCTTCTTACCCTTGGCCTGCTTCTGCAACAGCTTTTTCTTCCGGCTGATGTCGCCACCGTAACACTTCGCCAACACGTCTTTTCGCAGAGCGGGAATGCTTTCACTGGCGACTACACGAGATCCAATGGCGGCCTGGACGGGAATCTTAAACTGATGGCGAGGAATTAACTCTTTCAGCTTTTCAACCAACGCCTTGCCTACGTAATACGCCTTATCGCGATGGACGATGGTAGCCAGGGGATCAACCGGATCGCCGTTAATCAAAATATCTAATTTCACCAGCGGATTCTGGCGATAGCCAATCAGGTGGTATTCCATACTGGCATAACCGCGCGATCGCGACTTCATTTGGTCAAAGAAATCCGTCACGACTTCTGCGAGGGGAATTTCGTAGGTCAGGGTCGTGCGCCCTTGGGTGAGGTACTTCATATCCTTGAACATCCCCCGACGGCTTTGCCCCAGTTCCATGAGCGTGCCCACGTATTCTTCAGGGGTGATCATTTCCACCTGAACGTAGGGTTCTTCAATACTTTCGCGTGCTTGAGGATCGGGCAGCAGGCTGGGATTATCTACCATCACCACGCTACCGTCTAGCATATTGACCTTGTAGATTACGGATGGAGCCGTCGCAATCAGGTCCAGCCCGTATTCCCGTTCTAGGCGTTCCTGGACAATTTCCATGTGGAGCAGTCCCAAAAAGCCGCACCGGAAGCCAAAGCCCATGGCGCTAGAGGTTTCCGGCTCGTATTGCAGGGCAGCATCGTTGAGTCGCAGTTTTTCTAGGGCTTCCCGCAAATCTTCAAACTGATCCGAATCCGTGGGAAAGAGGCCACAGAACACCATTGGCTTGGCTTCAGTATATCCCGGCAGCGGAGCCGGAGCCGGGGACTTGGCGAGGGTAATGGTATCGCCGACTCGCGCATCTTCTACTGATTTGATCGCTGCGGCAAAGTAGCCCACCTCGCCCGCATGGAGTTCATCCACCTGAACCTGAGTCGGGGAAAGAACGCCCAGTTCATCAATTTCGTATTCCTTGCCTGATGCCATCAGCCGGACGCGATCGCCCTTGCGAACCACACCATCCATCACCCGGAAGTAGACGATTACACCGCGATAGGCATCATAGTAACTGTCAAAAATTAACGCCCGCAGCGGTTCACTGACGGTGTCCTGGGGCGGCGGCACCAAGTACACAATCGACTCCAGAATTTCGGGAACGCCGATTCCCTCTTTTGCAGACGCCAAAATTGCACCGCTACAGTCCAGACCAATGATTTCTTCAATCTCGCTCTTGACCCGCTCTGGCTCAGCTCCAGGGAGGTCAATTTTATTGAGTACGGGAATAATTTCGAGGTTGTGTTCTAGCGCCAAATACACGTTCGCCAAGGTCTGCGCCTCTACCCCCTGAGAGGCATCAACCACCAGCAACGCCCCTTCACAGGCGGCGAGCGATCGCGAGACCTCGTAGGAAAAATCGACATGTCCGGGTGTGTCGATCAGATTGAGAACGTACTGCTGACCGTCCTTGGCGGTGTAGTTCATGCGGGCGGCCTGAAGCTTAATCGTGATGCCGCGCTCTCGCTCTAGATCCATGGAATCTAGGAATTGCGCCTTCATGTCGCGATCGCTCACGGTTTCCGTGACTTGCAGCAATCGATCGGCAAGGGTCGATTTGCCGTGATCAATGTGGGCGATGATTGAAAAGTTGCGAATGCGAGAGACAGGTACGTCAGTCATACAGGTTCCAGAGTTTAGCCAAGCCGAAAGATATCACGAGTGCAAGGGTTAAGCCGCTCAGATTCTCCTAGGGATTGAGGTTAATCCCAAGGTTCGAGACATCTGATGCTGAAAGGTCTTCCTCAAAACCTTTCGCGAGGTCTCAGATGATCCACAGTAGCTTAGAGGTTCAATACTTCTTAGTGTGACGCATTTACCTGATCGTCGTCACCCCAGGAAGCCGGAACGCCTTAGAGGGTTAGAGCCAGGGCATTACCCCACGGGAACTACCCCCATATCCTCGTTCCCAGATTACTACGCCTCAATGTTGCCAAGCATTGAGTTTCCTAACGTATTGTAATCCTTTTGTAATCCTTCTCGCGAGTCCTCACGGATTTCTCTTAAAAATCCAGTATGTCTAGTCCGTATGTCTAGAAAACACAACACATCCATGAGTGAGACGCCATCCAAGCCATAGAATGGGGATGGCGTCAGTCTGCACTCGTTCCCGACAGGATGAGACAGAATACCGCGATCACCTTAAATATTGAAGAGATAGCCTAACCCATGACTGAATCCGTAACTCAATCCTCTGGCGATCAGAGAAAGTCCGAAAAAGTTGAACTTGCAATTGAGATGGATGCTGATTTACTCGATCAGATTAAGCACCTCACTCAAGATCCGAGCAAGGTGATCGAGGTCGCTGTGCGCCAGTGGCTTTTGGGAACCAGCCGTCGTGATGACGAACTCACCCAAACCTTTCGCCGAAATCCTCCGGTTCCGCCCCGGGGCGAGTGGAACGATTAATGACGTACGCTTGCGTTCTTCAGATACCTAACCGGAACAATACTACGAGCCTAAGTCCTGAGTAGTTCCCTGGTGGGTCTGGAGGGTGATGGCCATTGGCTTTGCGATCGCCGTTCGTTAGAATGTGCAAAACGTACTTTGTAATCGTTTCGCATTCTGGCTCCGTAAGAGAATGCAGTCTCTCTCCAGTGATGATACATAGTTGCCCGTGACTCTCTCTGATTCCCAAAGATTTGCAACCGCCTCTGAGCTGTCATCGGCAGACAAGCACTATCCAGATCTGGTCCTCATTCAAGATGCAGGGGGACAATGCTTATCGTTCTACTGCAAGTACTGCAATCAATTGAGCCTGTCTCCTAATGCATTGGTTGGCCATCCACTAGAAACCGATTTCGCCCCAGCGATTGCCGCTCCGTATTTGGAGCGCTTGCAGTACGTCGTTGAATATTCTGTACCGCAGCAATTTCGCTACCCATTTCAATGTGGCGATCGCTACTTGGTGTTTGATCTCACCATTAGCCCCGTCTTGATGCCCCATCCGTCCCTGCCCATCGCAATGGTGTCTGGAGAATGGGTCAATGAAGTGAAGAAAATCGATGCCTTTGCCCTGGTCGATCAACTGGGTCGGATTGCGCCTCCCCTCAGCCCTGAGCACCGACGCAAGCTTCTGTCCTACGTGAGCCGCGATGTCGGGCGATCGCTGGATCTAGACACTATTCATCAAAAAACGGTCGATGGGCTGGGGGATCTGCTTGCTCTTGATCGCTGTTTACTGTGCCACTACAAGCCCGATGATCCCATCTTGAACGTCGTCGCTGAATTTCATCGCCCAGCGTTGGATTCCATGCTGGCGTCTGAGATTGAACTGGATGAACAAAGTCCCCTCTGGGCTGTACTTCAAGAGCGACAACCGCAAATTTTATCCGCAGCGGCGATCGGGCTCAGCGATTTATCCGGTTCAGTCCTTGCCGTTGCAACGTACCACAAAGAGCAGTCTAATGGCCTGATTTTGATGCATGTTGCCAGTCCAAGTCCGACCTGGATGCAAGGAGATTTACAGATTGTTCAGGATCTGGCAGACCAAATTGGCACCAACATCGCCCATGCCACGGTGTTTGCCGAGTCTCAGAGCTTAGCGGCGGAATTGCAGCGAGCCAACACATCGTTACAACAGAAACACTTAGAACTCCAGCGTGCAAACATCTCCCTAGAAGAAGCCCACCAGCAAGCCGAAGAAGCATCGCGGCTGAAAAGTGAGTTCCTGGCAAATACCTCTCACGAACTGCGAACCCCATTAAACGGCATGATTGGCTTTTTGAAGCTGATTTTAGACGGAATGGCGGATGACCCCGAAGAGCAGCAGGAATTTATCCAAGAAGCCTATCGTTCTGCTATTCACCTGCTGAATATTATTAACGACATCTTGGACATCGCTAAGATCGAAGCAGGCAAGATGGATCTAGCCCGCGATCCCATCAATCTAGATGAATTGATGCAGGATGTGTATCGTCGAACCTGTAAACAGGCGGAGCAGAAGAATCTCAGCCTAGAAGTTCGCACCCCAGATATTCGCGATCCAGTCATTCTTTTGGGAGACTATCAACGCCTGCTGCAGGTGATGCTAAATCTGGTTGGGAATTCGATTAAATTTACCAATGAAGGTGAAATCATTATTTCCACTGAGATTTTGCCGGAAAAAGAAGTGGTTCGAGGAGAAGAACGGCGATTTGCGCGAATTAGCGTTGCCGATACGGGCATCGGTGTTTCGCTGGAAAAACAGGATAAGCTGTTCCAGAATTTTAGTCAGATCGACAGTTCCCGCACGCGTCAGTACGGAGGTACGGGATTAGGGCTTGCTATTTCTCAGAAGCTAGTAGCGGCAATGGATGGCGTCGTGAATTTCTTTAGTTTGGGTGAGGGACTAGGTGCAACGGTTACCTTCACTGTGCCCCTCTTCCAAGATCCGATTATGGTATTGAACGATTCTACCGACTCATCAGAACTGCTGAAGCCCGGAAATTAGTAGGGGCGAAAGATGGGTTCATCGCGCAATTACGAGTTGCTATAGAGCTGAATGCGCTCGATTTGGAGCTGAAACGCGCCTGGTTGGAAAGTCGGATTCAGCGCACTATCGTACTCAAACTTGCTCAGCATCAACTGCAGGGCACAAATACGGCTGAGATTCAGTGCGGGAGCATCGGGGAGCGTGCGGGCACGGAACACCGGAGTGAATGCGGTAAAGGGGATTTGAACGGTGATCCACTCGCGATCGACGGTATCGAACGAATGGCAATAGGCCACGCTGTCCCAATTGGTATCCTGGTGCAGCATAAACTTGTAGCGTTGCCCGTCGCCACGTACTCGCAGCTTCACGCCATC
This window harbors:
- a CDS encoding GAF domain-containing protein, with product MPVTLSDSQRFATASELSSADKHYPDLVLIQDAGGQCLSFYCKYCNQLSLSPNALVGHPLETDFAPAIAAPYLERLQYVVEYSVPQQFRYPFQCGDRYLVFDLTISPVLMPHPSLPIAMVSGEWVNEVKKIDAFALVDQLGRIAPPLSPEHRRKLLSYVSRDVGRSLDLDTIHQKTVDGLGDLLALDRCLLCHYKPDDPILNVVAEFHRPALDSMLASEIELDEQSPLWAVLQERQPQILSAAAIGLSDLSGSVLAVATYHKEQSNGLILMHVASPSPTWMQGDLQIVQDLADQIGTNIAHATVFAESQSLAAELQRANTSLQQKHLELQRANISLEEAHQQAEEASRLKSEFLANTSHELRTPLNGMIGFLKLILDGMADDPEEQQEFIQEAYRSAIHLLNIINDILDIAKIEAGKMDLARDPINLDELMQDVYRRTCKQAEQKNLSLEVRTPDIRDPVILLGDYQRLLQVMLNLVGNSIKFTNEGEIIISTEILPEKEVVRGEERRFARISVADTGIGVSLEKQDKLFQNFSQIDSSRTRQYGGTGLGLAISQKLVAAMDGVVNFFSLGEGLGATVTFTVPLFQDPIMVLNDSTDSSELLKPGN
- the lepA gene encoding elongation factor 4 — translated: MTDVPVSRIRNFSIIAHIDHGKSTLADRLLQVTETVSDRDMKAQFLDSMDLERERGITIKLQAARMNYTAKDGQQYVLNLIDTPGHVDFSYEVSRSLAACEGALLVVDASQGVEAQTLANVYLALEHNLEIIPVLNKIDLPGAEPERVKSEIEEIIGLDCSGAILASAKEGIGVPEILESIVYLVPPPQDTVSEPLRALIFDSYYDAYRGVIVYFRVMDGVVRKGDRVRLMASGKEYEIDELGVLSPTQVQVDELHAGEVGYFAAAIKSVEDARVGDTITLAKSPAPAPLPGYTEAKPMVFCGLFPTDSDQFEDLREALEKLRLNDAALQYEPETSSAMGFGFRCGFLGLLHMEIVQERLEREYGLDLIATAPSVIYKVNMLDGSVVMVDNPSLLPDPQARESIEEPYVQVEMITPEEYVGTLMELGQSRRGMFKDMKYLTQGRTTLTYEIPLAEVVTDFFDQMKSRSRGYASMEYHLIGYRQNPLVKLDILINGDPVDPLATIVHRDKAYYVGKALVEKLKELIPRHQFKIPVQAAIGSRVVASESIPALRKDVLAKCYGGDISRKKKLLQKQAKGKKRLKSIGTVDVPQEAFMAVLKI
- a CDS encoding inositol monophosphatase family protein produces the protein MYYVSPEQALAIRSLMRDCGQQAKQMAEQGFKVFEKGVNDYVTTADRALDQRLSAEFSALFPKDGIVTEENAQSRRDFHQEGQRCWFIDPIDGTEDFIHAGSHYAVMVGLVEADVPVAGWIYAPAIERFYYGGKDWGLFQIAGDRLPEALIPTEPPPLSPDFCPIMIGDRDRNHFGDVLQSAIPGITFQSLGSFGLKVMEVVRGRAGLYIYLNRRVKLWDTTGPIALAKAAGLVCCDLEGKAFEFHADAVDGDTLTHHQTVVIGWQSYVDALRVPIAKAVAPLM